The Eublepharis macularius isolate TG4126 chromosome 3, MPM_Emac_v1.0, whole genome shotgun sequence genome has a window encoding:
- the LOC129326399 gene encoding olfactory receptor 52P1-like has protein sequence MSAFGGNYSGPFHPSVFFLVGIPGLEAAHVWLSIPLSLIYVVTVLGNCTIMRTIWVEESLHEPMYLFLCMLAVVDLAGSTSVVPKMLCLFWFGSHEIPFEGCLLQMFFIHALSIIESAILLAMAFDRYVAICQPLQYATILTNPTIMKIGCLAVVRGAVLTSPFPILASRLPYCQTNVVPHTYCEHMGIVRLACAGTIVSNLYGLTVALLVVGLDLLFIGVSYAKIILTVLRLPSQEAQAKAFNTCGSHICVIVLAYTPALFSFLTHRFGHNVAPYIHILIGNFYILVPPLCNPIVYGIKTKLIRDKVVGLLSRKKDVS, from the coding sequence ATGTCTGCTTTTGGTGGGAACTACAGTGGCCCCTTCCACCCTTCGGTCTTCTTCCTTGTGGGCATCCCAGGCTTAGAGGCTGCCCACGTCTGGCTGTCCATCCCGCTCAGCTTGATCTACGTGGTGACAGTGCTGGGGAACTGCACCATCATGCGGACCatctgggtggaggagagcctacaCGAGCCCATGTATTTATTCCTCTGCATGCTGGCAGTTGTGGACCTGGCCGGCTCGACCTCGGTGGTGCCCAAAATGCTCTGCCTCTTCTGGTTTGGCTCTCACGAGATCCCCTTTGAAGGCTGCCTGCTGCAGATGTTCTTCATCCACGCACTCTCCATCATTGAGTCGGCCATATTGTTGGCCATGGCCTTTGACCGCTACGTGGCTATCTGCCAGCCCCTGCAATACGCCACCATCCTGACAAATCCAACCATCATGAAGATCGGCTGCCTGGCCGTTGTGAGAGGGGCAGTCTTGACCTCCCCGTTTCCCATCCTTGCCAGCAGACTCCCCTACTGCCAGACGAATGTGGTCCCTCACACATACTGTGAGCACATGGGCATCGTCCGGTTGGCCTGTGCTGGCACTATTGTCAGCAACCTGTATGGCCTCACTGTGGCTCTGCTTGTGGTAGGTCTGGATCTGCTCTTCATTGGGGTCTCCTACGCCAAGATTATCTTGACGGTGCTGAGGCTGCCATCTCAGGAAGCTCAGGCCAAGGCCTTCAACACCTGCGGCTCCCACATCTGTGTGATTGTCTTGGCCTACACGCCCGCCCTCTTCTCCTTCCTCACACACCGCTTTGGCCACAACGTGGCCCCCTACATCCACATCCTCATTGGCAACTTTTACATTCTGGTGCCCCCGCTCTGCAATCCCATTGTGTATGGCATAAAGACCAAGCTGATCCGTGACAAGGTGGTCGGCCTGCTCTCGAGGAAAAAGGACGTCTCCTAG
- the LOC129326486 gene encoding olfactory receptor 52P1-like, with amino-acid sequence MSVFNGSHGAPSSFVLLGIPGLEAVYHWISIPLLSMYVVTLLGNCTLLYTIKTEQSLHKPMYLFLCMLALIDLVLSTSTLPKMLCIVWFRAGEIDFSACLVQMFFIHSFSIMESTVLVAMAFDRYVAICNPLRYDSILTNPLLAKIGLVVLLRGSAFIAPIIILASRLPYCRTHVIGHTYCEHMAVVKLACSSILANVVYGLVVAFLVVGVDLLFITSSYCMIARAVLALPSKDARHKAFSTCAAHVVVILVSYTPALFTILTHRFGHHVMPHVHILLANFYLLFPPMLNPIVYGVKTKEIRDRVIHLVLKRKHFS; translated from the coding sequence ATGTCCGTCTTTAACGGAAGCCATGGCGCCCCCTCCTCCTTCGTCCTCCTGGGTATCCCTGGCCTGGAAGCGGTCTACCACTGGATCTCTATTCCTCTTTTATCAATGTACGTTGTGACGCTGCTAGGAAACTGCACCCTCTTGTACACCATCAAAACAGAGCAGAGCCTCCACAAGCCCATGTACCTCTTCCTCTGCATGCTGGCCCTCATCGACCTGGTGCTGTCCACCTCCACCTTGCCCAAGATGCTCTGCATCGTCTGGTTCCGAGCCGGGGAGATCGACTTCAGCGCCTGCCTGGTCCAGATGTTCTTCATCCACTCCTTCTCCATCATGGAGTCGACGGTGCTTGTGGCCATGGCCTTTGACCGTTACGTGGCCATCTGCAACCCCCTGAGGTACGACTCCATACTGACCAACCCATTGTTGGCCAAAATTGGGCTCGTGGTGCTCTTGAGGGGCTCCGCCTTCATCGCCCCGATCATCATCTTGGCGTCGCGCCTTCCGTACTGTAGGACCCACGTCATTGGTCACACCTACTGCGAGCACATGGCCGTGGTCAAGCTGGCCTGCTCGAGCATCCTCGCCAACGTTGTGTATGGGCTGGTTGTGGCTTTTCTCGTGGTGGGGGTGGACTTGCTGTTCATCACCTCGTCCTACTGCATGATCGCCAGGGCTGTCTTGGCCTTGCCCTCCAAAGATGCACGCCACAAAGCCTTCAGCACCTGCGCCGCTCACGTGGTGGTCATCCTGGTGTCCTACACCCCGGCTCTCTTCACCATCTTAACACACAGGTTTGGGCACCATGTGATGCCTCACGTCCACATCCTCCTGGCCAACTTCTacctcctcttccctcccatgCTGAACCCCATCGTGTACGGGGTAAAGACCAAGGAGATCCGAGACCGAGTGATCCACTTGGTCCTGAAGAGAAAACACTTTTCCTAA
- the RPS11 gene encoding 40S ribosomal protein S11: protein MADTQTERAYQKQPTIFQNKKRVLLGETGKEKLPRYYKNIGLGFKTPKEAIEGTYIDKKCPFTGNVSIRGRILSGVVTKMKMQRTIVIRRDYLHYIRKYNRFEKRHKNMSVHLSPCFRDVQIGDIVTVGECRPLSKTVRFNVLKVTKAAGTKKQFQKF from the exons ATGGCGGACACGCAG ACCGAGAGGGCTTACCAGAAGCAGCCCACCATCTTCCAGAACAAGAAGCGCGTGCTTCTGGGGGAGACTGGCAAAGAGAAGCTACCCCGTTACTACAAGAACATCGGCCTGGGCTTCAAGACCCCCAAAGAG GCTATCGAGGGCACCTACATTGACAAAAAATGCCCCTTTACTGGTAATGTGTCAATTCGGGGCCGTATTTTGTCAG GCGTGGTCACCAAAATGAAGATGCAGCGCACCATTGTGATCCGGAGGGACTACTTGCATTACATCCGCAAGTACAACCGCTTTGAGAAGCGCCACAAGAACATGTCGGTGCACCTGTCCCCCTGTTTCAG ggatgTGCAGATCGGGGACATTGTGACGGTGGGCGAGTGCCGTCCGCTCAGTAAGACGGTCCGCTTCAAcgtcctcaaggtgaccaaggctGCTGGTACCAAGAAGCAGTTCCAGAAGTTCTGA